In the genome of Octopus sinensis linkage group LG12, ASM634580v1, whole genome shotgun sequence, one region contains:
- the LOC115218140 gene encoding androgen-induced gene 1 protein-like, whose protein sequence is MAKVLVTLFHLLCFLITGFGLYYDTFVVTYGWSVYAGKVRYATYWDIVLQTIYFGLALVSDIYNRNDFDKNNAFSNELYSKTKLKRLVRYISCGMAFPLGNFVCLSFWIIFFFHRELIYPSYLDDIIPWWLNHILHSVPIVLQWLDKFFYNQTYPKNGVIGILALTGCYQVWMVWIAHRTRTWIYPFLDYLPIWYRILFLACMWGCLAGFYFVGEFLHYIFWTRKSRKNVKLY, encoded by the coding sequence ATGGCCAAAGTTCTGGTAAcgttatttcatttgctttgtttCCTCATTACGGGATTCGGCTTGTATTACGACACCTTCGTTGTTACTTACGGCTGGTCAGTCTACGCCGGAAAAGTACGTTATGCTACGTACTGGGATATCGTCTTACAGACCATATATTTTggactggcactggtatcagacATCTACAATCGCAATGATTTCGACAAGAACAATGCATTTTCGAACGAACTTTATAGCAAAACGAAACTAAAGCGACTGGTAAGATATATATCTTGCGGTATGGCATTTCCTCTCGGTAACTTCGTCTGTTTATCATTCtggattatatttttttttcatcgtgAATTGATATATCCATCCTATCTCGATGACATTATTCCGTGGTGGCTCAACCATATTCTTCATTCGGTGCCCATAGTGCTTCAGTGGTTGGATAAATTCTTCTATAACCAAACGTACCCGAAGAATGGAGTTATAGGAATTCTAGCTTTAACAGGTTGCTATCAAGTGTGGATGGTGTGGATTGCGCATCGTACGAGGACGTGGATTTATCCATTTCTCGATTATCTACCGATATGGTACAGAATATTGTTCCTGGCATGCATGTGGGGTTGTCTTGCAGGATTCTATTTCGTTGGAGAGTTCTTACACTATATCTTTTGGACACGCAAATCAAGAAAGAATGTGAAattatactga